Part of the Aquarana catesbeiana isolate 2022-GZ linkage group LG06, ASM4218655v1, whole genome shotgun sequence genome is shown below.
ccgaaAAAAGCCgtgaacactcgggtatgtgtatctcggctccttgcagtctcggcgccatatttgaatctacaccgagtgcacaaagctgcactgacatggctggactggggcaaacctgcactaacaaagctgcactggggcaaggctgcacctgcactagggcaaagctgcactgacaaggctgcacctgcactggggcaaagctgcactgacaaggctgcactgacaaagctgcactgacaaggctgcactgacaaggctgcactgacaaggctgcactggggcaaggctgcactgacactgaaaaggctgcagatggacagataaggctgcattgatgggcattttaatgtaagttttttttccttaaatttccctcctaaaagttttttttccttaaaattccctcctaaacttggggtgcgtgttatacgccggcgcgtgttataggccgataaatacggtatattgaatTATTTTGAAACTTTATATCACTCTATTCACTTGTCACCGTAATTGAAGTTTAtggatgcacatgcactttatttggAGCGTGGTTAATCATTACATTTTATAGTTTATTCATGTTTAAGCCATTTGCTTTAGAACGTGCAGctcttttattttgtttgttatagACATTGCATATTTTAGTAGTAGCACATTTGCGCAGATGTTGGGTTAATTCACTCACACATAATCATATTTATTGTTAACTGCAGTGAACAATTCATAACATCCTTTGTATCTTTCAAATAATCCTCAGTTTCAATGTTTAAAAATATCTGCTCAGAGTAACAAACTCCCCCCAGTTTAACCACAATAAACCATCATCAGGTGATTAAATGTCCCTATTTACCATCTTAGGGAGTTGGGGGGTGCACATGGAGCAATTCAATGACAGACCTGTATAATGCTGAGATTTCTATAACTTTATTGAACCTTAAAGAAAACATCTGATATACACATAAACCTGTGCAAGAAGAAAACCATGTGACAAACGAATGTCCATCAAAATCTCTTTATAACCAAATCCAATATTTTAGTTCTTTGGTATGCTTGCATTAACTTAAGAGCTTCACCCAGCCATTTGTATCTAGATAGAAAGCAGCATGGAGGGGTTCGGTGAAGGTGGTGGCgaaggtgtggaggtgtctgaTAGTGCCACTTAGCTGGTAGAAGGACAGATGGCCGGCTTCATAATCCAAATATACTCCTATTTTTTGCAACGGAGACTCATGGTTCAATGACTCAATGTCAGAGTTGTGCACAGCTACAAGTTCATCATCAAACATGCCTATACACCACGACTTATTATTTCTTCCAAGATCACCATCAGGTCCTCTATCTATGGTGGGATAGCAAACGCCAATATCCCAAACTTCAGAGTAATCAAACtctacttcccagtaatgtctacCACTGGAAAAACGCTCAACGCTCATCACCTGACACTGTACGTAAAATCTCTCTAATAGATCTGGTTTATTCTGTTCTGTTTCAGATGGCGATGCCATTTTCAGGTCAGCAGATAAAGCCAATGATTCGTGTGCAGTTTTTTCATCCAGTAACACATTTGTCACATGAAATTCATTTTTGGATTTTATGTTAGTGATTAGATCAGTTAGGGATCTGTGCAATGTAAGTGAGATCAGGAAATCATCCAGGTCGCAGACCTCAGGTTCCTCCATATCTTGATCTTCTATTTCTGATTCTTGTAGGACAGTTATGGGGTTAGttatgttacacagctcctcaatgtcacAGATCTTCCTGGATAGGGTGCCTTTCTGGGTCTCCAGTTGCTGGATCAGCTCAGAGACCGACAGTAAAACCTTCTCTTCCTGTCTGGAGATCTCATTCAGGGCTCTCTGTTCCTGGACCTCCAGCTGTCTCCTTATATCATCAAACAAGGCAGTGACTCTCTTCTTCTCATTGTCAGATGTTTCCTGCGCTTTTCTCTTGTGATCCTGTAGACTTTGTACTTTTTCTTCAATTGCTGCTCTCATTGTAGTCACCTTTTCACAAACATTTCTCAgtctctccttcttcttctcagaagcctcttctaaaagatcTACTTCATGTCCTTTATGTTTCCCCACCAGACAGCAGGACACACATAGACAGACGGCGTCCTCGGAGCAGTAATACTCCAGAAGCTTCTTGTGGATGGAGCATTTTTTACTACTGAAGGACGAGGTGGGTTCTATCAACACATGGTCCACTGTCTTGTTGTGGGCTGCCAGGTGTTTCTCACACATAGAAGTCTCACAGTGTAGACAAGTCTTGATAGCTGCCACCCTAAAATGCACACAATATGTACAGAAGATCCCACTTTTCTCCTGTTCCATAGATCGGGAGTCTTCCACAGCGTTACTCAACTTAACCTTCTTCTCCGGCACAGGACACTCTGCATACTTCTCTCCGCACCCCGGACAGGGAAAAACACCAGATCCCTTCTGTGTATCCAGAGCAGTCACAAAACAGTCTCGGCAGAACCTGTGTCCACAACTCATTGTCGCCAGTTCCATATGAGGGTTCAGGCATATGGAGCAGCTCAGCTCACCTCCAAGTGCAGCAGACGCCATTCTGAG
Proteins encoded:
- the LOC141148530 gene encoding E3 ubiquitin/ISG15 ligase TRIM25-like isoform X2 encodes the protein MASAALGGELSCSICLNPHMELATMSCGHRFCRDCFVTALDTQKGSGVFPCPGCGEKYAECPVPEKKVKLSNAVEDSRSMEQEKSGIFCTYCVHFRVAAIKTCLHCETSMCEKHLAAHNKTVDHVLIEPTSSFSSKKCSIHKKLLEYYCSEDAVCLCVSCCLVGKHKGHEVDLLEEASEKKKERLRNVCEKVTTMRAAIEEKVQSLQDHKRKAQETSDNEKKRVTALFDDIRRQLEVQEQRALNEISRQEEKVLLSVSELIQQLETQKGTLSRKICDIEELCNITNPITVLQESEIEDQDMEEPEVCDLDDFLISLTLHRSLTDLITNIKSKNEFHVTNVLLDEKTAHESLALSADLKMASPSETEQNKPDLLERFYVQCQVMSVERFSSGRHYWEVEFDYSEVWDIGVCYPTIDRGPDGDLGRNNKSWCIGMFDDELVAVHNSDIESLNHESPLQKIGVYLDYEAGHLSFYQLSGTIRHLHTFATTFTEPLHAAFYLDTNGWVKLLS
- the LOC141148530 gene encoding E3 ubiquitin-protein ligase TRIM21-like isoform X1; amino-acid sequence: MHCGVWWGRGQTFRIMASAALGGELSCSICLNPHMELATMSCGHRFCRDCFVTALDTQKGSGVFPCPGCGEKYAECPVPEKKVKLSNAVEDSRSMEQEKSGIFCTYCVHFRVAAIKTCLHCETSMCEKHLAAHNKTVDHVLIEPTSSFSSKKCSIHKKLLEYYCSEDAVCLCVSCCLVGKHKGHEVDLLEEASEKKKERLRNVCEKVTTMRAAIEEKVQSLQDHKRKAQETSDNEKKRVTALFDDIRRQLEVQEQRALNEISRQEEKVLLSVSELIQQLETQKGTLSRKICDIEELCNITNPITVLQESEIEDQDMEEPEVCDLDDFLISLTLHRSLTDLITNIKSKNEFHVTNVLLDEKTAHESLALSADLKMASPSETEQNKPDLLERFYVQCQVMSVERFSSGRHYWEVEFDYSEVWDIGVCYPTIDRGPDGDLGRNNKSWCIGMFDDELVAVHNSDIESLNHESPLQKIGVYLDYEAGHLSFYQLSGTIRHLHTFATTFTEPLHAAFYLDTNGWVKLLS